Proteins from one Streptomyces sp. NBC_00390 genomic window:
- a CDS encoding DUF3631 domain-containing protein, whose translation MTATNATVPAIDGAALLDEVETFHRRFNVFPTQAAYVAVALWDAHAHLLDCFDSTPRLAFLSPEPGSGKSRALEIVETLVPRPMVAVNASAAALFRAVSGPDGRPSILFDEIDTIFGPKAGDNEELRGFLNAGHRRTGVTYRCVGDSQTVTPFPSYAAVAVAGLGSLPDTILTRSVIIRMRRRARNEKVEPFRARLHEKEGVALRQRLATWAEQAHGWVMGAWPEMPEGVSDRPADVWEPLLAVADAAGGDWPRRARAACVELVKASQVNDKGSLGVRLLTDLRDHVMIGVDRLPTIAILDRLNSLDDAPWADLNGKPLDNRRLSRMLGEYMTADNEPIASRNIRTTGGVLKGYYSEDLTDAWQRYCAPAPESPLLPLQPLQPSSQAQNL comes from the coding sequence CGTCGCGGTCGCCCTGTGGGACGCACACGCGCACCTACTCGACTGCTTCGACTCCACCCCGCGTCTGGCGTTCCTGTCCCCAGAACCAGGGTCGGGTAAGTCCCGTGCGCTGGAGATCGTGGAAACCCTCGTGCCGCGTCCGATGGTGGCGGTGAACGCATCCGCCGCCGCCTTGTTCCGCGCGGTGTCCGGCCCGGACGGGCGGCCCTCGATCCTCTTCGACGAGATCGACACCATCTTTGGGCCCAAGGCCGGGGACAACGAAGAGCTGCGCGGCTTCCTGAACGCTGGACACCGCCGCACCGGGGTCACCTACCGGTGTGTCGGGGACAGCCAGACCGTGACGCCGTTCCCCTCCTATGCGGCCGTCGCCGTCGCCGGACTCGGCTCCCTGCCGGACACGATCCTGACCCGCTCCGTCATCATCCGCATGCGCAGGCGGGCCAGGAACGAGAAGGTCGAACCCTTCCGCGCCCGGCTTCACGAGAAGGAAGGCGTCGCCCTGCGCCAACGCCTCGCCACGTGGGCCGAGCAGGCCCACGGCTGGGTCATGGGAGCCTGGCCGGAGATGCCCGAAGGAGTCTCCGACCGGCCCGCCGACGTGTGGGAACCACTGCTCGCCGTCGCAGACGCCGCCGGGGGAGACTGGCCCCGACGGGCCCGCGCCGCCTGCGTCGAACTGGTCAAGGCATCACAGGTCAACGACAAAGGCAGCCTGGGCGTCCGGCTGCTCACCGACCTCCGCGACCACGTGATGATCGGGGTGGACCGGCTGCCCACCATCGCGATCCTCGACCGCCTCAACTCCCTCGACGACGCCCCGTGGGCCGACCTCAACGGCAAGCCCCTCGACAACCGGCGCCTGTCCCGGATGCTCGGTGAGTACATGACCGCCGACAACGAACCGATCGCCTCCCGCAACATCCGCACCACCGGCGGCGTCCTCAAGGGCTACTACAGCGAAGACCTCACCGACGCATGGCAGCGCTACTGCGCCCCCGCTCCTGAGAGTCCGCTACTCCCGCTACAGCCGCTACAGCCCAGCTCACAGGCACAAAACCTGTAG
- a CDS encoding helix-turn-helix domain-containing protein — protein sequence MASVTSTLRAGLPDRYLTPDNIAELFDVPLETVYQWRKKRTGPPGFRVGKHLRYDPAAVQRWTTERMAADMAA from the coding sequence ATGGCGTCCGTCACAAGCACGTTGCGAGCCGGGCTCCCGGACCGCTACCTCACCCCCGACAACATCGCCGAACTGTTCGACGTGCCCCTGGAGACCGTCTACCAGTGGCGCAAGAAGCGCACCGGCCCGCCCGGATTCCGCGTCGGCAAACACCTCCGCTACGACCCCGCCGCCGTCCAACGCTGGACCACCGAACGCATGGCCGCCGACATGGCCGCTTGA
- a CDS encoding tyrosine-type recombinase/integrase produces the protein MAGHIQDRWYKTETNPDGKARRVKTDRHGTGMRYRARYVGPDGTEKSKSFPDRQKRMAEKWLTETAADMSRGQYIDPRAARITFQQFAEKWVATHTTEINSREAAQRRLRLHAYPYIGTRPIASFQPGHIRAWLGELEANVPSASHRRIIFGTVSAALSAAVDDALLPKNPCQARSVQTPKGSQPRVTPWTAKQVLSVRGALPEHLRATVDVGSGCGLRQGEVLGLSEDELDFDGGWVAKRHQLKRIRGTFVFAPPKGGKTRDVPLPRSVADAILTHSEKYPPIKVTLPWRTPDGPTVTKALIFSGSTGDFVRANHFDDHMWKPALATAGIIPWPEKGQRYAAAREHGMHALRHFYASVLLDAGENIRALSQYLGHSDPGFTLRTYTHLMPSSEGRTRKAVDNLFQIYRALSGDRLAN, from the coding sequence ATGGCAGGCCACATCCAAGACCGCTGGTACAAGACCGAGACCAACCCCGACGGCAAGGCCCGACGGGTCAAGACAGACCGCCACGGCACCGGGATGCGCTATCGCGCCCGCTACGTGGGTCCGGACGGTACCGAGAAGAGCAAGTCCTTCCCCGATCGCCAGAAGCGCATGGCCGAGAAATGGCTCACCGAGACTGCCGCTGACATGTCACGCGGGCAGTACATCGACCCTCGCGCCGCGCGCATCACTTTCCAGCAGTTCGCGGAGAAGTGGGTTGCGACTCACACTACTGAGATCAACAGCCGAGAAGCGGCCCAGCGTCGGCTGCGGCTGCACGCCTACCCGTACATCGGTACGCGACCGATTGCCTCGTTCCAGCCCGGTCACATCCGCGCATGGCTCGGGGAGCTCGAAGCCAACGTTCCTTCCGCCTCGCACCGTCGAATCATCTTCGGCACCGTCTCAGCAGCGCTCAGCGCGGCTGTGGACGACGCCCTGCTCCCGAAGAACCCCTGTCAGGCACGCTCGGTGCAGACGCCGAAGGGAAGCCAGCCCCGTGTCACTCCGTGGACTGCAAAGCAGGTGCTCTCTGTCCGTGGAGCGCTGCCCGAGCATCTTCGCGCGACCGTCGATGTCGGGAGCGGCTGTGGACTACGTCAAGGCGAGGTGCTCGGGCTTTCCGAAGACGAGTTGGACTTTGATGGCGGATGGGTCGCCAAACGGCATCAGCTGAAGCGGATTCGCGGAACGTTTGTGTTCGCCCCACCGAAAGGTGGCAAGACCCGGGACGTTCCACTCCCCCGCTCCGTCGCAGATGCCATCCTCACGCACTCCGAGAAGTATCCGCCGATCAAGGTCACCCTGCCGTGGCGCACACCCGATGGGCCGACGGTGACAAAGGCCCTCATTTTCAGCGGTTCCACCGGAGACTTCGTGCGCGCAAACCACTTCGACGACCACATGTGGAAGCCCGCCCTCGCTACCGCCGGCATCATCCCCTGGCCCGAGAAGGGCCAGCGGTACGCAGCAGCGCGCGAGCACGGCATGCATGCGCTGAGGCACTTCTACGCGTCCGTGCTTCTGGACGCCGGCGAAAACATCCGGGCCCTGAGTCAGTACCTCGGTCACTCGGACCCGGGTTTCACCCTGCGGACCTACACACATCTGATGCCAAGCAGCGAAGGCCGTACCCGCAAGGCAGTGGACAATCTCTTCCAGATCTATCGAGCCTTATCGGGTGACAGGCTCGCCAACTGA